The sequence below is a genomic window from Parafrankia irregularis.
CTTCTATTCTCCGGCCTGTTTCATCAGGTAGACCGCCGCCTGCGTGCGGCTGGCCAGGCCCAGCTTCTCCAGAATGCTCGACACGTAGTTCTTCACGGTCTTCTCCGACAGCCC
It includes:
- a CDS encoding response regulator transcription factor, translating into GLSEKTVKNYVSSILEKLGLASRTQAAVYLMKQAGE